The genomic DNA ctccagtgtgtcttgtaatgttctgcagaagctgaggtgcgtgctgtgaggttctgcagcagctgaggtgcgtgtTTCCTGACTGTGTCTTCTCCCCAGGATCCTGACCACAGAAGGACTGGTGGACGAGGTGAAGAGGAGGCGTTACTATGAGAAGCCGTGTGACAAGAGGCGGAGGATAAAGTACGAGACCTGTCAGCGGATCTATAACTCTGAGATGGCCAGGAAGATAGCGTTCCTGAGCCGGACCACCCGCACCGACCCCTGGCCCGGCTGTTAGAGGGAGCGGAGTACGAGCCGG from Anomaloglossus baeobatrachus isolate aAnoBae1 chromosome 12, aAnoBae1.hap1, whole genome shotgun sequence includes the following:
- the MRPS21 gene encoding small ribosomal subunit protein bS21m codes for the protein MANHLRFIARTVMVQNGNVDAAYKNLNRILTTEGLVDEVKRRRYYEKPCDKRRRIKYETCQRIYNSEMARKIAFLSRTTRTDPWPGC